From Rubrivirga sp. SAORIC476, a single genomic window includes:
- a CDS encoding ABC transporter substrate-binding protein, which yields MHRLFFALVGALVLAACGPAAPGSVTDDLGRTVALGGTPESVMSLAPNITELVATAAGVDRLAGVGMSDDFPAGVAQRPRVQTLPLDLEGIVALAPSLAIGSDDVNTADTADGLEALGIPAYLFRFDEVADVPRALRTLDTLLAVSGGAPAAADFERRVAAVQDAVSPFSSPRVLLLVGSETLYAFGRDSYASELVRLAGGDNLTDAFEGASSVPSDEVVLEMAPEVIIVLSGPDFDPASLLRDHPTFFNLPAVVNGRVYGMDPDLVSRPGPRLVEGLERLARLLHPEAFAAGAA from the coding sequence ATGCACCGCCTCTTCTTCGCCCTCGTCGGTGCCCTCGTCCTCGCCGCATGTGGCCCCGCTGCGCCCGGCTCGGTCACCGACGACCTGGGGCGGACGGTAGCCCTGGGGGGCACGCCGGAGTCGGTGATGTCGCTGGCGCCCAACATCACCGAGCTGGTGGCCACGGCGGCAGGCGTCGACCGCCTCGCTGGCGTCGGCATGAGCGACGACTTCCCGGCGGGCGTCGCCCAGCGGCCCCGCGTGCAGACGCTGCCGTTGGATCTGGAGGGCATCGTCGCGCTCGCGCCGTCGCTCGCCATCGGCTCAGACGACGTCAACACCGCCGACACAGCCGACGGGCTGGAGGCGCTCGGCATCCCCGCGTACCTCTTCCGCTTCGACGAGGTCGCCGACGTGCCACGCGCGCTGCGGACGCTCGACACGCTCCTCGCCGTCTCCGGTGGCGCCCCGGCCGCGGCCGATTTCGAGCGCCGCGTCGCCGCGGTGCAGGACGCTGTGTCGCCGTTCTCGTCGCCGCGCGTGCTGCTGCTGGTCGGCTCGGAGACGCTCTACGCCTTCGGCCGCGACTCGTACGCGAGCGAGCTGGTGCGGCTGGCAGGGGGCGACAACCTGACCGACGCCTTCGAGGGTGCGTCGTCGGTGCCGAGCGACGAGGTGGTGCTGGAGATGGCGCCCGAGGTGATCATCGTGCTCTCCGGCCCCGACTTCGATCCGGCGAGCCTGCTCCGGGACCACCCGACGTTTTTCAACCTGCCCGCCGTCGTGAACGGGCGGGTGTACGGGATGGACCCGGACCTCGTCAGCCGGCCCGGCCCGCGGCTCGTGGAGGGCCTGGAGCGCCTCGCGCGGCTGCTCCACCCCGAGGCGTTCGCCGCCGGGGCGGCCTGA
- a CDS encoding endonuclease/exonuclease/phosphatase family protein produces MRALSLAILAAFLVPVLAAQTVPPRGADDTFEVATWNLEFFGAAGQGPSNDTVQLNNVGAVIEQSEIDLWALQEVVDVTEWSSLLTRLQSAGYSGRLGPQVSTNPTFDQKLAFIYDRSVVQVTGSRTILSDFDYEFAGRLPFEMQARVTVGGVARTVYVITFHAKASTGSEDYARRQAAAVALKDYIDGRIEGGDEVILLGDFNDYLTGSTRGSSFTSPYDGFVQDADYVPATLALEDSGVNTFCTNSTCTGGDTRDHLLFTSGLSGLYVEGSVDRYGEVLTGVSSYVNSTSDHVPVLARFSFLSTDTPVDPDAGVALLAPAPNPVRADARLRFRLDAPGEVQLDVFDALGRRVALLAGTYGAGQHAVRLGSGTFAPGVYMVRLQAAGVVRTQRLIRAE; encoded by the coding sequence ATGCGCGCCCTCTCGCTCGCGATCCTCGCAGCCTTCCTCGTCCCGGTCCTCGCCGCCCAGACGGTCCCGCCGCGCGGCGCCGACGACACGTTTGAGGTGGCGACCTGGAACCTCGAGTTCTTCGGGGCGGCCGGGCAGGGGCCCTCGAACGACACCGTCCAGCTCAACAACGTCGGCGCGGTCATCGAGCAGTCGGAGATCGACCTGTGGGCGCTGCAGGAGGTGGTCGACGTGACCGAGTGGAGCAGCCTCCTCACGCGTCTCCAGTCTGCAGGCTACTCCGGCCGCCTCGGGCCGCAGGTGAGCACCAACCCCACCTTCGACCAGAAGCTGGCGTTCATCTACGACCGGTCGGTGGTCCAGGTCACCGGGTCGCGGACGATCCTGAGCGACTTCGACTACGAGTTCGCGGGGCGCCTCCCGTTCGAGATGCAGGCCCGCGTGACTGTCGGGGGCGTCGCGCGCACGGTCTACGTGATCACGTTCCACGCGAAGGCCAGCACCGGCTCGGAGGACTACGCGCGCCGGCAGGCGGCGGCGGTGGCCCTCAAGGACTACATCGACGGCCGGATCGAGGGGGGCGACGAGGTGATCCTGCTGGGTGACTTCAACGACTACCTGACCGGCTCGACGCGCGGCAGCAGCTTCACGTCGCCGTACGACGGGTTCGTGCAGGACGCGGACTACGTGCCGGCCACGCTGGCTCTCGAAGACAGCGGCGTCAACACCTTCTGCACCAACTCGACGTGCACCGGCGGCGACACGCGTGACCACCTCCTCTTTACGTCGGGCCTCTCGGGGCTCTACGTCGAGGGGTCGGTGGACCGCTACGGCGAGGTCCTGACCGGCGTCAGCAGCTACGTCAACTCGACCTCAGACCACGTCCCGGTGCTCGCGCGCTTCTCGTTCCTCTCCACCGACACGCCCGTCGATCCGGACGCCGGGGTGGCGCTGCTCGCTCCGGCTCCCAACCCGGTCCGCGCCGACGCGCGCCTCCGCTTCCGCCTCGACGCGCCGGGCGAGGTTCAGCTGGACGTGTTCGATGCGCTCGGCCGCCGCGTCGCCTTGCTGGCGGGCACCTACGGAGCCGGACAGCACGCGGTCCGGCTGGGCAGTGGCACCTTCGCGCCGGGCGTCTACATGGTCCGGCTCCAGGCCGCGGGTGTCGTCCGGACGCAGCGGCTGATCCGCGCCGAGTAG
- a CDS encoding HipA family kinase has protein sequence MSTHAALRYVTPLREGGSLPALIETEAGLYVVKFRGAGQGARALLAELIVGGLARALDLPLPDLALVHLGDGFGRAEPDPEIQDILRGSGGENVGLAFVPGAFAYEPAAHADLIDPDLAADIVWLDALTTNIDRTARNPNLLVARSEEGPKLWLIDHGAALYFHHNWASVDAERARAPFTPIKDHVLLPVAGPVDVADARLAPRLTEAALTDVLATVPDALLMDAPEGREPAFDTPAAARAAYADFFRERLAAPRRWVEEAVRAQAERPDASPLPYRR, from the coding sequence ATCTCCACCCATGCGGCCCTCCGCTACGTCACGCCGCTCCGCGAGGGCGGCTCGCTGCCCGCGCTCATCGAGACCGAGGCCGGGCTGTACGTCGTCAAGTTCCGCGGCGCCGGGCAGGGGGCGCGCGCGCTCCTCGCCGAGCTGATCGTCGGCGGGCTGGCTCGGGCGCTCGACCTGCCGCTGCCCGACCTCGCCCTGGTCCACCTCGGCGACGGCTTCGGGCGGGCCGAGCCAGACCCCGAGATCCAGGACATCCTGCGCGGGAGCGGAGGCGAGAACGTGGGGCTCGCGTTCGTGCCGGGCGCGTTCGCCTACGAGCCCGCCGCCCACGCCGACCTGATCGACCCGGACCTCGCCGCCGACATCGTCTGGCTGGACGCGCTGACGACCAACATCGACCGGACGGCCCGCAACCCGAACCTGCTCGTCGCCCGGAGTGAGGAGGGGCCGAAGCTGTGGCTCATCGACCACGGCGCGGCGCTCTACTTCCACCACAACTGGGCGAGCGTGGACGCCGAGCGTGCCCGCGCTCCGTTCACGCCGATCAAGGACCACGTCCTCCTGCCCGTCGCCGGGCCGGTCGACGTGGCCGACGCCCGGCTGGCGCCCCGTCTCACCGAGGCCGCCCTCACCGACGTGTTGGCGACCGTCCCGGACGCACTGCTGATGGACGCGCCCGAGGGCCGCGAGCCCGCCTTCGACACGCCCGCGGCGGCCCGCGCCGCCTACGCCGACTTCTTCCGCGAGCGCCTCGCTGCGCCCCGCCGGTGGGTCGAGGAGGCGGTCCGCGCCCAGGCTGAGCGCCCGGACGCGTCGCCCCTCCCGTACCGGCGCTGA
- a CDS encoding DUF3037 domain-containing protein, giving the protein MPAFDYALLRAVWVPSGDAVTVGVVLQCRQARFLDARLVDAAAAAARLGLDADLLARALGALRQIVAGGPEAGPVGRLPASERFHFLTATRSTALQPSPVRTGVTDDAAAALDRIAASLFGASAYGDRADPGTPRAPSGV; this is encoded by the coding sequence ATGCCCGCTTTCGACTACGCCCTGCTCCGCGCCGTCTGGGTGCCGTCCGGCGACGCCGTGACGGTGGGCGTGGTGCTGCAGTGCCGCCAGGCGCGCTTCCTCGACGCCCGACTGGTCGACGCCGCCGCCGCCGCCGCCCGCCTCGGGCTCGACGCCGACCTGCTCGCCCGCGCCCTCGGCGCGCTCCGCCAGATCGTGGCCGGCGGCCCCGAGGCGGGTCCGGTGGGTCGGCTCCCGGCGTCCGAGCGGTTCCACTTCCTGACGGCCACGCGGTCGACCGCGCTCCAGCCGTCGCCCGTACGCACCGGCGTCACCGACGACGCAGCGGCGGCGCTGGACCGCATCGCGGCGTCCCTCTTCGGCGCATCCGCGTACGGAGATCGCGCGGACCCCGGAACCCCACGGGCGCCGTCCGGCGTCTAG
- a CDS encoding EthD family reductase, producing MSRSFRAASLTAAALAALLVFLAPGCTSAQGARASAPAPRVASGAVQLVVLYPQPTDADQFEADYRAHLRLLHDAMGFDDDALPYTVTRFRPTATGPAPYYQQFTWTLHSAAALQEARARPGMQEVAADAVRISSGGAPVIMVGDVR from the coding sequence ATGTCCCGTTCGTTCCGCGCAGCCTCACTCACGGCTGCCGCTCTGGCCGCCCTTCTCGTGTTCCTCGCTCCGGGGTGTACCTCCGCGCAGGGCGCACGCGCCTCTGCTCCCGCGCCGCGCGTCGCGTCGGGCGCCGTTCAACTCGTGGTCCTGTACCCCCAGCCCACCGATGCCGACCAGTTTGAGGCGGACTACCGGGCCCATCTCCGACTCCTCCATGACGCGATGGGGTTCGACGACGACGCCCTCCCGTACACGGTGACTCGGTTCCGCCCGACGGCGACCGGCCCCGCCCCGTACTACCAGCAGTTCACGTGGACCCTTCACTCGGCTGCAGCGCTACAAGAGGCCCGCGCCCGGCCGGGGATGCAGGAGGTCGCCGCCGATGCGGTCAGGATCTCGTCCGGCGGAGCCCCCGTCATCATGGTCGGCGACGTTCGGTAG
- a CDS encoding RNA-binding protein, translated as MKNIYVANLPYSSDDAELRGLFEEYGTVDKATVIKDRDTGRSRGFGFVEMSSDSEADAAIEGLNGHEMGGRPLTVNEARPRGERPSGGGGGGYRGGGGGGGGYRGGGGGGSYGGGGGGGYRGGGGGY; from the coding sequence ATGAAGAACATTTACGTCGCGAACCTCCCCTACTCGTCGGACGACGCCGAGCTTCGTGGCCTTTTTGAAGAGTACGGCACCGTCGATAAGGCGACCGTCATCAAGGACCGTGACACGGGCCGCTCGCGTGGCTTCGGCTTCGTCGAGATGTCCAGCGACTCCGAGGCCGATGCGGCCATCGAGGGCCTCAACGGCCACGAGATGGGCGGCCGCCCGCTGACCGTGAACGAGGCCCGCCCGCGTGGCGAGCGTCCGAGCGGTGGCGGCGGTGGTGGCTACCGCGGTGGCGGCGGCGGTGGCGGTGGCTACCGCGGCGGTGGCGGCGGCGGCAGCTACGGTGGTGGTGGCGGTGGCGGCTACCGCGGTGGCGGCGGCGGCTACTAA
- a CDS encoding iron ABC transporter permease, producing the protein MSRTAWVGLALAVATVLAVAASLVWGSADLGPGRVWAALVGRGTEVDATIVWALRVPRIVLALAVGGGLAVVGVAMQALVRNPLAEPYLLGASSGASAGAALFYLGFLPAVVAKTVSMPVAAVAGAWLAVLAVFAAARRGPTLSTTRLLLAGVAMSALLGSVTAFVTYASPEPDKLRAVLFWLLGSLSRARWGTTWLPLVVSLASLGGLWALARPLDLLSTGEEPAAALGVPVEALKRALIALSAVATGVLVASAGVIGFVGLIVPHAVRLVAGAPHRRLVPLAFVGGALFLLLADLAARTVLPSQEVPVGVLTAICGVPFFLALLRRFGSGLA; encoded by the coding sequence GTGAGCCGCACCGCCTGGGTCGGGCTGGCGCTGGCCGTCGCCACCGTGCTCGCGGTCGCGGCCAGCCTCGTGTGGGGCAGCGCCGATCTGGGGCCGGGCCGCGTGTGGGCCGCCCTCGTCGGACGGGGCACCGAGGTAGACGCGACCATCGTGTGGGCGCTCCGCGTGCCGCGCATCGTGCTGGCGTTGGCCGTCGGCGGCGGGCTGGCGGTGGTGGGCGTGGCGATGCAGGCGCTCGTCCGCAACCCGCTCGCCGAGCCGTACCTGCTGGGGGCTTCGTCGGGCGCGAGTGCGGGCGCGGCGCTGTTCTACCTCGGCTTCCTGCCCGCGGTCGTCGCCAAGACCGTCTCGATGCCGGTCGCAGCCGTCGCGGGCGCATGGCTGGCCGTCCTCGCCGTGTTCGCTGCCGCCCGGCGCGGCCCGACGCTCTCGACGACGCGCCTGCTGCTCGCGGGCGTCGCCATGTCGGCGCTGCTGGGCTCGGTGACGGCGTTCGTGACCTACGCCAGCCCGGAGCCCGACAAGCTGCGGGCGGTCCTGTTCTGGCTGCTCGGGTCGCTGTCGCGGGCGCGGTGGGGGACGACGTGGTTGCCGCTGGTCGTGTCGCTGGCGTCGCTCGGCGGCCTGTGGGCGCTGGCGCGTCCGCTGGACCTGCTCTCGACCGGTGAGGAGCCCGCCGCGGCGCTCGGCGTGCCGGTCGAGGCGCTGAAGCGGGCGCTGATCGCGCTCTCCGCCGTGGCGACGGGCGTGCTGGTGGCGTCGGCCGGGGTGATCGGGTTCGTGGGGCTGATCGTGCCGCACGCGGTCCGCCTCGTGGCCGGGGCGCCGCACCGGCGACTGGTACCGCTGGCGTTCGTCGGCGGCGCGCTGTTCCTGCTCCTCGCCGACCTCGCCGCGCGGACGGTGCTCCCCTCCCAGGAGGTGCCTGTCGGCGTGCTGACGGCCATCTGCGGCGTGCCCTTCTTCCTGGCGCTGCTGCGCCGCTTCGGCTCGGGACTGGCGTAG
- the thpR gene encoding RNA 2',3'-cyclic phosphodiesterase gives MPPPPLRRLFLALDLPPDVTAALTAWRPPIPGARWLPEDHLHLTTRFLGPTDPERLAAITEVVRGLRSDPVPVTTGALLRLPSARRPRALAAAVDDSRALRAVVGRLDRRLAEVGVPGRDLAFLPHVTLARFRPPDPTVLRKALRGIDPPSASGVAASVSLVESLPDDTGAHYVTLLRVPLVETAPASGG, from the coding sequence ATGCCTCCGCCCCCGCTCCGTCGCCTCTTCCTCGCCCTCGACCTGCCGCCCGACGTGACGGCCGCGCTGACGGCATGGCGCCCCCCGATCCCCGGCGCGCGGTGGCTCCCCGAGGACCACCTCCACCTGACGACCCGCTTCCTCGGCCCGACCGACCCGGAGCGGCTGGCGGCGATCACGGAAGTCGTGAGGGGTCTCCGCTCGGACCCCGTGCCCGTCACCACCGGCGCCCTGCTGCGGCTGCCGTCGGCTCGGCGCCCCCGCGCGCTGGCCGCCGCCGTGGACGACTCGCGAGCCCTGCGCGCGGTCGTCGGCCGCCTCGACCGACGGCTCGCCGAGGTCGGCGTGCCGGGCCGCGACCTCGCGTTCCTCCCACACGTCACACTCGCGCGCTTCCGCCCGCCCGACCCGACCGTACTGCGGAAGGCGCTCCGCGGGATCGACCCGCCATCCGCCTCGGGCGTCGCCGCGTCGGTGTCGCTCGTCGAGAGCCTGCCCGACGATACCGGCGCGCACTACGTGACGCTGCTGCGCGTGCCGCTCGTGGAAACCGCGCCCGCCAGCGGGGGGTGA
- a CDS encoding CCA tRNA nucleotidyltransferase encodes MTAPLPYSAVLRRIGAEAERLEIEAHAVGGAVRDALLGRPTTDLDVVAVGPGSGIALAKAVATALGVKAPAVYPAFGTAAVTVPATRLAALTGEDEPERLVLEFVGARKESYRADSRKPIVEDGTLDEDLSRRDFTVNALAASLTGDAFGEIVDRFGGLDDLETRVLRTPLDPAVTFADDPLRMVRAARFSTQLGFEVAPEAVEAMTAAADRIGIVSAERITDELHKLLAAPVPSAGLGLLFRTGLLEPILPEVTALAGVEEVGGRAHKDNFWHTLEVVDNLAYLQRGVGVGDRADGYDLWLRWAALLHDVGKVLTKRFERGTGWTFHGHEDVGPRKLIPEIFRRLRLPLGDPLDFVQTIVRLHHRPAALVDSDVTDSAVRRLLMDAGDDIEDLMLLVRADVTSKNARRVRRYLTGFDRVERRFTEVEERDRMRNWEPPVSGDEIKAQLGLDEGVAVGMLKEWVREAVLDGTVPNEHDAAWAYVLARQDEAVRRGALFQSAIRMLKGPQRGAIGAVKEALFWGDVPEDAEAAQAFVEAAVAEALGDDA; translated from the coding sequence ATGACCGCCCCCCTCCCCTACTCTGCCGTCCTGCGTCGCATCGGCGCCGAGGCCGAGCGACTGGAGATCGAGGCGCACGCCGTCGGCGGGGCGGTGCGGGACGCGCTTCTGGGGCGGCCGACGACGGACCTCGACGTGGTGGCGGTGGGGCCGGGCAGCGGGATCGCGCTGGCGAAGGCCGTGGCGACGGCGCTCGGTGTGAAGGCGCCGGCGGTGTACCCGGCGTTCGGGACGGCGGCGGTCACGGTCCCGGCGACGCGGCTGGCGGCGCTCACAGGCGAGGACGAGCCGGAGCGCCTCGTGCTGGAGTTCGTCGGGGCGCGGAAGGAGAGCTACCGAGCGGACTCCCGCAAGCCGATCGTGGAGGACGGGACGCTGGACGAGGACCTCTCCCGGCGCGACTTCACGGTCAACGCCCTCGCGGCCTCGCTCACGGGCGACGCGTTCGGCGAGATCGTGGACCGCTTCGGCGGGCTGGACGACCTGGAGACGCGCGTGCTGCGGACGCCCCTCGACCCAGCAGTGACGTTTGCGGACGACCCCCTGCGGATGGTCCGCGCGGCGCGGTTCTCGACGCAGCTCGGGTTCGAGGTCGCGCCCGAGGCGGTCGAGGCGATGACGGCGGCGGCAGATCGCATCGGGATCGTGTCGGCGGAGCGCATCACAGACGAACTGCACAAGCTGCTGGCGGCGCCGGTGCCGTCGGCCGGCCTGGGGCTGCTGTTCCGGACGGGCCTGTTGGAGCCCATCCTGCCGGAGGTGACGGCGCTCGCGGGCGTCGAAGAGGTCGGCGGGCGCGCGCACAAGGACAACTTCTGGCACACGCTGGAGGTGGTCGACAACCTCGCGTACCTGCAGCGGGGCGTCGGGGTGGGCGACCGGGCGGACGGCTACGACCTGTGGCTCCGCTGGGCCGCCCTTCTCCACGATGTGGGCAAGGTGTTGACAAAGCGGTTCGAGCGTGGGACCGGGTGGACGTTCCACGGGCACGAGGACGTCGGCCCGCGAAAGCTCATCCCGGAGATCTTCCGTCGGCTGCGCCTGCCCCTGGGCGACCCGCTCGACTTCGTGCAGACGATCGTCCGCCTGCACCACCGCCCCGCCGCCCTGGTGGATTCCGACGTGACCGACTCGGCGGTGCGCCGGTTGCTGATGGACGCCGGGGACGACATCGAGGACCTGATGCTGCTCGTCCGGGCGGACGTGACGAGCAAGAACGCGCGCCGCGTGCGTCGCTACCTGACGGGGTTCGACCGGGTCGAGCGGCGGTTCACCGAGGTAGAGGAGCGCGACCGGATGCGCAACTGGGAGCCGCCGGTCTCGGGCGACGAGATCAAGGCACAGCTCGGGCTGGACGAGGGCGTGGCGGTGGGGATGCTGAAGGAGTGGGTGCGCGAGGCGGTGCTGGACGGGACGGTGCCCAACGAGCACGATGCGGCGTGGGCGTACGTGCTGGCGCGACAGGACGAGGCCGTGCGGCGCGGGGCACTGTTCCAGTCGGCGATTCGGATGCTGAAGGGCCCGCAGCGGGGCGCCATCGGGGCGGTCAAGGAGGCGCTGTTCTGGGGCGACGTCCCGGAGGACGCCGAGGCGGCGCAGGCGTTCGTGGAGGCAGCGGTCGCGGAGGCGCTGGGAGACGACGCGTAG
- a CDS encoding amidohydrolase, with the protein MPSFARWASLAAFVFLAGCATSAGPSLILHDARVYTLAWGDPDAEGRPAPDAPFADGQWSPDATAVVVEGDRIAFVGSDAEALAMRGRDTRVVDLDGATVVPGLIESHGHLHEIGEKAEEISLVGVRTEADIAGRLRAAATDRPDGEWILGTGWDEGEWADALPDRAFLDALFPDRPVVLKGLRGFGTFGNALALEAAGLGPDTPDPVGGTLVRRADGSLTGVLLNNATDLLNDAVPLRSMAHRQRILRHGMDQLLQAGYVSTHHAGVRMDYLPVYQALADSLPMRVEVLLAVGVPDAPDVDEWTRRGPTTGREAMLQIRAVKAYYDGSLGSRGARLLADYADQPGHRGVAGADYGFDPDATEAFIAAGFQVGIHAIGDAGNRDVLDFYEGVFARHPDARALRHRVEHAQVVHPDDLDRFGTLNLVASMEPGHAVEDSPWAGDRLGPDRVRGAYAWRSLRRGGALLLFNADFTGTDWSVFYGIYAATTRQQKDGTPPGGWYPEEAVTAEEALRAYTVWPARASGIEDRTGTLEVGKWADLTVLSLDPLTTPGDALLSGAVRMTVVDGVVRYEAEGR; encoded by the coding sequence ATGCCGTCCTTCGCTCGCTGGGCCTCGCTCGCCGCGTTCGTCTTCCTCGCAGGCTGCGCCACGTCTGCCGGCCCAAGCCTCATCCTGCACGACGCCCGCGTCTACACGCTGGCCTGGGGCGACCCGGACGCCGAGGGCCGCCCAGCCCCGGACGCGCCGTTCGCCGACGGCCAGTGGTCGCCGGATGCGACTGCCGTCGTGGTCGAGGGCGACCGCATCGCCTTCGTCGGCTCCGACGCCGAGGCGCTGGCAATGCGCGGACGTGACACCCGCGTCGTGGACCTGGACGGCGCGACGGTCGTCCCCGGCCTCATCGAGAGCCACGGGCACCTGCACGAGATCGGGGAGAAGGCCGAGGAGATCTCCCTCGTCGGTGTCCGCACCGAGGCCGACATCGCCGGCCGGCTCCGCGCGGCGGCCACGGACCGTCCCGACGGCGAGTGGATCCTGGGCACCGGCTGGGACGAGGGCGAGTGGGCCGACGCCCTGCCCGACCGCGCCTTCCTCGACGCGCTCTTCCCCGACCGCCCCGTCGTTCTGAAGGGCCTGCGCGGCTTCGGCACCTTCGGCAACGCCCTCGCGCTGGAAGCCGCCGGGCTCGGCCCCGACACCCCGGACCCGGTCGGCGGCACCCTCGTCCGCCGCGCCGACGGCTCGTTGACGGGCGTCCTGCTCAACAACGCCACCGACCTGCTCAACGACGCCGTCCCGCTCCGCTCGATGGCCCACCGGCAGCGGATCCTGCGCCACGGCATGGACCAACTCCTCCAGGCCGGGTACGTCTCCACTCACCACGCGGGCGTGCGGATGGACTACCTCCCCGTCTACCAGGCCCTCGCGGACAGCCTCCCCATGCGCGTCGAGGTCCTCCTGGCGGTCGGCGTGCCCGACGCGCCGGACGTGGACGAATGGACGCGGCGCGGACCCACCACCGGCCGCGAGGCCATGCTCCAGATCCGCGCCGTCAAGGCCTACTACGACGGCTCGCTGGGCTCCCGCGGCGCCCGCCTCCTCGCCGACTACGCCGACCAGCCCGGCCACCGTGGCGTCGCCGGGGCCGACTACGGCTTCGACCCGGACGCCACCGAGGCGTTCATCGCGGCGGGCTTCCAGGTGGGCATCCACGCCATCGGCGACGCAGGCAACCGCGACGTGCTCGACTTCTACGAGGGCGTCTTCGCCCGCCACCCCGACGCCCGCGCCCTGCGCCACCGCGTCGAGCACGCCCAGGTCGTCCACCCCGACGACCTCGACCGGTTCGGGACGCTGAACCTCGTCGCCTCGATGGAGCCCGGCCATGCCGTCGAGGACAGCCCGTGGGCGGGCGACCGCCTCGGGCCGGACCGCGTGCGCGGGGCCTACGCCTGGCGCTCGCTCCGCCGCGGCGGCGCGCTCCTGCTCTTCAACGCCGACTTTACCGGCACCGACTGGTCGGTCTTCTACGGGATCTACGCCGCCACCACCCGCCAGCAGAAGGACGGCACGCCGCCGGGCGGCTGGTACCCCGAGGAGGCCGTCACCGCCGAGGAGGCGCTCCGCGCCTACACCGTCTGGCCCGCCCGCGCCTCCGGCATCGAGGACCGCACCGGCACGCTCGAAGTCGGCAAGTGGGCCGACCTGACCGTGCTCTCCCTGGACCCCCTCACCACCCCCGGCGACGCCCTGCTCTCCGGCGCCGTCCGCATGACCGTCGTGGACGGGGTGGTCCGCTACGAGGCTGAGGGCCGCTGA